Proteins encoded together in one Macadamia integrifolia cultivar HAES 741 chromosome 8, SCU_Mint_v3, whole genome shotgun sequence window:
- the LOC122087650 gene encoding LOB domain-containing protein 12 yields the protein MGGGSSPCASCKLLRRRCAKDCIFAPYFPSDDPHKFAIVHKVFGASNVSKMLQELPIQQRADAVSSLVYEANARVRDPVYGCVGAISYLQNQVSQLQMQLAMAQAEILCIQMQQEPAALPTHQIDNPDDKSLLLHSNLNNFPQFLNFASSSNVIQDPPKRESLWT from the exons ATGGGTGGTGGTAGCTCCCCTTGTGCTTCCTGCAAACTGTTGAGACGTCGGTGTGCTAAGGACTGCATCTTCGCTCCTTACTTCCCTTCTGATGATCCTCATAAGTTTGCCATTGTTCACAAGGTCTTTGGTGCCAGCAATGTCAGTAAAATGTtacag GAGCTTCCAATTCAGCAAAGAGCAGATGCAGTCAGCAGCCTCGTATATGAAGCGAATGCGAGAGTCCGAGACCCTGTTTACGGTTGCGTCGGGGCTATATCATACTTGCAGAACCAAGTCTCCCAACTTCAGATGCAGCTTGCGATGGCTCAAGCAGAGATCCTTTGTATCCAGATGCAGCAAGAGCCAGCAGCCTTACCCACTCACCAGATAGACAACCCAGATGacaaatctcttcttcttcacagtAACCTCAATAACTTTCCCCAATTCCTCAACTTTGCCTCTTCCAGCAATGTAATTCAAGATCCTCCTAAGAGAGAATCTCTCTGGACTTGA